TTTTGGAAAATACACAGAAAGTTACGTTGCACTTGGTTTAAAGCAAATTGAGAGCAGCCCATTAGTCCGAAGGGTAATTAGTCTGACAATGGTTTATGTTATAGTATTTAGGACATTTTGGgtgataggggtagggttagaTTAAGCATAATAGGGTTAGCGATaaagttaggttagggttagagtgAGTCAGGATTAtagtcagggttagggttaggtttagggttggaattagggcttaggttataggttagggttatggtaaggattagggtttataatACTTTTATTGTGTTTTCGAACTAATGACCATGCGGACTGCGGACCTTTAACCACTTTCATACACATTTCTACACGGGCTACAAATGTGTCATGCTTCATGTTTATAATAGACGGTCAAATGATAGACGCATGGGTGTAAACTAGTGACAAATCATCTCTTCATACTTTAATTCCATGGTTTCAAATCATTTATAGTGGTTCAGCTTCCGTTGCGAGCAAATGTCATCCGAATAACAAGATCAGTTACAACTGTGGACAAAAACCTCACTGAGCGATGTCTTCAAAACGCAACGAACGAACCTCGGGTGCAGCAAAGAATATCCACACTTCTTTTGCAGTATGATGGTGAAGTAGGAAGTGTAGAAAAGGGGTCTATAGTGTTCAACCTTCGTTTCAGTACTGCAGCAGGTTTTAAGAAATTTTGGGCGGACTACAAATCTGGTAAACTGGCGGACCAACTCACTCAATGTTTTCTGAATCATAGTTTAGAGGAACAACCGAACTGTGAATTCAGGATGCAGCTGGATATTCCGGAATCGCTGTACATACACACATTGAAAGCATTAGGTATGATGTTTAATGGCACTAAAATGTAATCAGAAATAGTGGAAAATAATTAAtgcaaatgttatttaaaaacagcGACAGTTCTCCATGATCATTATGATGATATGATCGTATACCATAATCAACCACAAGTTAACTTTAAGACAAACATCACAAAGAAATATAATCGTTGAAGATAAAGTTAGGGAAATAGATTATTACATTTTCATGCTTGATTTACGTTTGTGTAAAATAGAGTCATCTGAAGGTAGTGCCACAAAGTCTTTTGTTGAAATTGAGGTTGCTACAAGTTCCGAAGAAAAGAAGCCCCCACCATTGCCAGCCAAAACGTATCGTGGAACAAGGGCCCAGgtttcaacaacaacatcaacgaGAACTACATCCATAACCAGCAAATCTTCTACAGGAGCATCAAAGCATGAGAACGTTGGCCATGGCAGCTCGGCAGATATCAAAATAATACCACCAGATGTTCAGCCAAAGAAGAGAGTGTATCCAATCTACAATGTTGAGTATGTGACAAAGAACAGTACTGACACCCTGGAgctttgtcatttcaaaattaaCGATATAAGAGTCCGTAGCCCAGAAGAAATGTTTCACATTATTGGTCTAGATGTATCCGACGAAGATATACGTACGTCAAAGGCGTCTAAAGACAGGGCAATCGGCTGCAACAGCTTCATTGTCATTAAAATCAAAAAGACGGATATATGGCTCAGTTTCACGACACGGTAAGTAGACCACATACACCCCCATACACCTCACACCCCCACACAAGCAACACACACTCCTCGACATAAGAATAAATTCCGTTTTTTAGAGTGATTCTCCTTTTTAGCGTACTCTGAATCACCTTAAGTTTTgcttattggctatgcaaattgACTGGCTCACATGTACCTTTCTATGAAGGCACATAACAGTAATCACACTTAACTGCCGAACAGCTCCTTCATAAATCTCCCACGAAATCATGTTAACATTCCGTTATATACTGAACAAACTGGAGAGGCCATATTCTATTAAAAGCTCACTCATTCGCATGTTTTTTTTCCATGATGCAATACAACGATTACATTAAGTcatctgggaattcccaagatatTAATAAATCTGACTTAATTTGTTACTGAATAAGCTTGATTACATGAGAGGGGTTCCCATCTTTCATGAAATGATAGTAACATAATAATATGTATTTTTGCACTGATGCACAAGTGCACCTCAGTGGTGAGTGGCTTCCCAATGGTGGACCTCAGTGATCAGTGGCTTCTCAATAGCCACTGAATTTGGCTGGTTTCTTTTAATTTCGCCAGAAATATTTTTCGTTCAAGCCTTCAATAGACTCATTTCCATTGTAGATGAGTGAATTCTCTTCAATATACCTGGAAGTTCAAACAAGAATAGCTGCCGTTCGATTGTAACCATTTTCATATACCTACATTAACTGGATTTACTTTCTCTTTTGTCATGTTGTTTATGCTGCTTAATAATTTAAATTTGCAGGGTAGTACTTGATCATTTCTATGACACTTATATCAAGTGTTTGCAAACTGGAAACAACGATGCAATCCGTTGTAAAAACAAGGGAAAGATGGCACATTTACGTCGTACAATCCCAGGCATGACAGATGTGAAAATACGACGTGAAATGCTTGCCTCATCAGTTTGTGGAGGAGTTGAAGAATGGAGTACAGATGTTGAAACACATACAAATAAACAGGATGTGGCGCCTAAAAGTAGCCCAATTCCGAAGGTACATTTACAGTATTtgcttgattaattaatttgaaaCAGAACATGTTAAAATCCTGGTGTGTTTCCCGGGGTAGGACTATATGATACAAATTAACATGAGCAAGTTTTGATTTAAACTATATTTAATGATTACCATATCATTTTGCATTATTATTAATCTCACTCGTGTTGTTTTGTATAAATCACACACTCCACACCACACCCTAAAACATCATTTTGATAATtggtattttgattttaatttcagCCAAGAAAAATGATTTACCGCAGGGATCCACTATTGAGAGCTTGAAATAACATTCACAATACGAACTTACATAAAAAGTAGTAGTAGTTCGTTCCATAGCTGCTCAAATGTAAGGTGTATTATCATGGCTATCTCAGCAAAGGTATTTGTGGTATTACACAAAGCGACATTCTTGATCCGCTTTTGTTCATCATATGCGTAAAATATTCTCCGAGTTTGCATAACAGGTTAGCATGAACACCTTACCCAAGATGATGAGCTCAAATAACCGGGGTACTATGCTCTTGGTGCTCTTGACAAGCTTAAAGGCTTATTCAGCGATCCCAACAGaagtgtaaatcaattaaaattgtatataaatggcatggaaatgagagatattaaagtcattaaaattggtatttttgaaatgaaacatttggcaaaaatgcgAGAAAAACAGCAGTACTAGGCTATTGCCTAAGTTGAAGCCCTGTTCAAATACACGTGGCTAATATATTATTTCTctacaataatgtgtgatttgcataaagaatagattcctatttaaatgtttgttttcactgatcacattatccccttttaatttcgagccaaacaaatgaggtataacgaagaaaattgtgatttcattcagcgcctacaatgcgtgtactacgctcgccgattaTAACATGTatactacacggagcatcgcgctcgacgtgtgtacacataacataagctgacatccacgggagatgttagcaagcagtcgatcgacaAACTCTGTTTAAAACCGTGTCGACCCGGTTTTAactataaaaagttaaattttactgtgattaaagcacttcaggctagtcttttacgtggtattttagtacaccactgggcattatagttatgcaaaaagtagaaatccgagtaaaattgagggcgtcgctgtgaagcaaattacACATGGCTTTAAAGCCATTAACATTTGcggaggaagacgccctcaatattttccaacattctgttttttacacgattatattgagATTACAtctcagtcacgtatatgatccactgctaaaaccaaCTTTCAACCCTGGGAGCGAGAGTGCTTCCAACCTCCGCGGAAAACgcagttgaccagatcacaacagacacttgtgatcaagccatcagccaagatggcgaaagctcaagccgtgagtaatatttctgggtttgtcacgcaaaataagaaatagtaTATTGTACTTAATTAAActgacataccctgcaaaaatcacgaCTCCATTAAGgaatctaaaatgagcgtttattgcgtttcgacagtatttttgtgggacatgagagcacctcagacctatcgaattgcattctgaatacgaagcatgtctttctgatatcaaataattttcatttttgaaaattacaataaaatacaaattttatgacaaattaagtaaattatataaatctaatgatatattcttaaagtgtatgtagcagggaggaaaggccgacggtcaattgaaaattttgacctttcatattgaagatatggatttttttcccaaaaaggcctaattttttttgggtgttttgggaaaaaaatccatatcttcaatacgaaaggtcaaaattttcaattgatcgtcggtttttcatcccacctacatacactttaagtataaatcatcagatttataaagtttacttcatatcaaaaatatcaatttttaatgatttgccataaaatgtgtattaaattgtgaatttcaaaaaatcaaaatgatttgatatcagaatgacattcttcgtattcagaatgcaattcgatatgtctgatgtgctctaatgtcccaaaataaatactgtccaaacgttcataccccagcccttaaccatgCTCGCAGTTAAAGGTTTTACAGTCTTTATGGTTGCACTGTGTGGGGTTGGGGTATGTGCTTGGGGTGTTCAAAATTTTCACGCTGTTGATATGTAAGGCCCTATGTCGATTTTTTGCTAAACTTCTACAGtacttaaaaaaaattgcattgatggACTGAAGCAAgagtttattatattttgttcgTGTGAATGGACAATGGAGATGTGACAAAATGTGTGGGGTGTTTTTATGGTACGCGCGTATGTGCATATGAAAGGAGGCATCATATTTCCGCTAGCAGGGGTGAAAATAGTGATTTTGTGACCCAATCATGGGGAATCAAATATGAAGGCCGTTTCttgtacccgggggggggggcactcaacacaaatgaccatacgggtatgttcccccggaaagaccccctttttggatttcgcagttccgaaagaccccctatatttgaccaaaatagagccccgaaagacccttgatttggataaTTTCAGCTCGAAAAGACCCACAAAtttctcattcctcatatttctgggtttttttcaggcgattttcaaccaaaaagccaagaaagacccttgattttgactgttcgcagctccaaaagaccccattttacttgttcgcagtccagttcgcagctccaaaataccggtacgccgtcagcctccaaagacccaccacctcaaaattccgggggaacatacccaccaaaattttttgatgtgcccccaggTGTCTTGTACTTTGATGCATATGGGGaatcatttttaaatgcataCTTATTAAAATAAGTATGCAATCTTGTCAAATGATGGGGAATGGCAGAtagagggtgcttttcaaaatggccgccaaaatgcctaaCAATAATGTCAAAAATTACAATTGTGAGATTTGGAAACCATaatagttaaaaaggtaatgATTTCTgttgttaggcctatatatcctATATGACCCAGTGTATAACTTTAGTGAAATTGTGCTTAGAAATATGGCGGAAACAGCTTCTAGAGGGCGTCTATAGACTAATTTCCACTTACTAGTGCTGTATATATTAAAAGTGGCTGAAATGACAAGTCAAAGTGCTACTTAGTGTTTTGTTGCATGATTTTGTAGTTTGTCTTTATAGTCTACATTCAACTTATCTAACAAAGGTACCAGCATCTAACCACTaaagggcgcttttcaaaatggctccCAAAATACTGTGCATGATTTATCTCGGGAGGGGGAAAACGCCCAagactttattttgatatttttattagcCTTAAGTAAAGATTCGGAAGGTCTTTGGCAATACGTGTataatgcaattattggcttccttgactcattcccTATGATAAGATATGTTAAGAAGGTTTTTtgttgttcttgtgcaggatacgtagccccattacctacttaacTTGTATAatgctggggaaacgattaagcatcggtaatattgtttttgtgtattgtatacctctaCTGCCTACATTAGTACCCAGTttcaaccaccgtttatcagtgggagcagTGATCGGAAGGtcggggttcgaatcccatgccggcacattcccttgcttttttttcaagttgggttgtgtgcaggtcgagatttgtgtttatttgttgtcttgtttaattgtaattctttgggttggtaaactgtgattatttgttcttgtgcaagatgcgtagccccattacctacttaacTTGCAGTTTTCAGTTAAATTGATAAAACTGGACAAAAAATGGCTCCAGCTATACCACTCgccttaatgtatttattattattttttttagtttaaaatttgttcaataaaGAGAACGAGTAGATTtattaataccgtaaaaactcgatagttagcatatgtgcttactatcgagcgcttttgaaaacatgaaattgtacactagtccggcgctttaccacttcagctaatggggttgagacacacatttgcaggtttacttgttcgtatataactatgtgtatcaatgatttgctcaaaaccccttAAACtattgtggatggggctcttcatgtttgcatgttttaaaagcgctcgatcgagtttttacggtacaatGCTGATATGGCAATGGTTGAATTGAATTTATAAAATGCATTATGATAGAAATGATCAATTCTAAGGGAACAAACTAAAACTAATTTCGTTTCTCGGCCGACCCTTCACTCCCTGCTAGAAACGTAATTCTGAAATGTTGAAACTTTTGGGGTCGTATATTTAACTGAAAATGGTATATTAAACTGGACATAGGGTTTATACCCCTAGTATCGCTGTGGATGGGTAAATAAAGTTCGTACACAAGCACTTAACATTTTCTCAAACTTAgcctatagacaaatccaatgagccaagtgatggtcagaattcattcggccattactgggtccccggcgcaccaaattggttttgtgactgcccaattgggtggattaaagccgcttaaaatcgatgtcataatataatattgtattgtaaactttcatcattcttttgtctgtaTGTAACACGGgagatggaatgcagtttaaaattcccccCAAggtcacatcatttcacatttcaggtgggatacaTCCAccagggacccagctatggctgccattgaggtgtatatagacgaatccaacgagccaagtcatggtcaggatttggtcggccattatagggtccccgcatgcaccaaacaggtgttgtgagtgcccaattgggtggattaaacccgcttaaaattcgatgttagattcttttgtgttgtaaactgtcatcattcttttgtgtacgtgtaacacgggtgatagaatgcagtttaaaatacccttcaaggccgcatcatttcacattttaggtgatatAGCTGGGTCCCCGCCGCGGCTacggctgccattgaggtgtatgaatgcgtgaaatttgattcGTCTATAACATCATtgaacataaaatataaaaaggGCAGTAATTGTACTACCACGATGAAGTTCTTGATTCGTCTTTGATATACGGACTACagcatctattcatctattgtttccgattgGAGCGCTGACATGAAAAATGCTGCCAATCAATATTCCTGAGAGTGTTCATTCAAGTTTTTTTCCAGCTTCtatatatctcaaattatttgcaacatgttcatatcgtattgcatatgaatggatagctactttattcccctttacaatgacaccacatttgaaacaatcacctttttcacatcTGAGTAcccgtcttgtgaatgtagtacgCACGCgtggggtctcaaacaaaatgtgccaaattgaccattattctgtgcaccaagctgcaatcccattatcagtggcgtaccgtggatttataggcgctaccgcccaaaaagcaacacattttgatgtatagtacaattttttcacattttccgcccttttttttactaattcttttttgccgccccgtCTTCTTCCGCTGCCCCTCTTTTTACCGCCCCTTCTGcttcccgccgccccttcgatttgaccgccccctgctttgaccccggggaggggggggggctggcgcccccaaagcccccccaaatacgcgcatgattatcttcacaatctgggatcTAATGCAACCCCCCAAGATGACAACGCCCGCCCTGGTTCACAGAGCCAGGGTAATCAacaactacctacagaatatgggaatAGAGAGAATGGAATCGCCTGctatcagcccagacctcaacccgattgaacacttgtgagaTCAATTTGGTCGTGCTG
The Amphiura filiformis chromosome 3, Afil_fr2py, whole genome shotgun sequence DNA segment above includes these coding regions:
- the LOC140149048 gene encoding uncharacterized protein, coding for MEDGYEEVYTGTGIPRKEELNVLKVGLIHRRIYDGYEEVCAETTDTDIVETLKRKELKSGNVYSPGPTAKSSVEIEEVKTYKQSVPAKRPVPAVRQIFRRKEPVKHEPGDRLPPSTKSTDDDKGIYEVYMAPGIDATKLSADHEEVKTYKQSVPAKRPVPAVRQTFRRKEPVKPEPGDRLPPSTKSTDDDKGIYEVYMAPGVDATKLSAEHEEDKTNKASVPAKKPPEKPVPAVRQMSCRKPPVKPRTEKVKTPAKTACTSQVTSSTENEGASSSTPSYREEVATCGDQNLVLDIIGNGNIFAIEDEHGTSLKNISAEICGDNNKLVVQLPLRANVIRITRSVTTVDKNLTERCLQNATNEPRVQQRISTLLLQYDGEVGSVEKGSIVFNLRFSTAAGFKKFWADYKSGKLADQLTQCFLNHSLEEQPNCEFRMQLDIPESLYIHTLKALESSEGSATKSFVEIEVATSSEEKKPPPLPAKTYRGTRAQVSTTTSTRTTSITSKSSTGASKHENVGHGSSADIKIIPPDVQPKKRVYPIYNVEYVTKNSTDTLELCHFKINDIRVRSPEEMFHIIGLDVSDEDIRTSKASKDRAIGCNSFIVIKIKKTDIWLSFTTRVVLDHFYDTYIKCLQTGNNDAIRCKNKGKMAHLRRTIPGMTDVKIRREMLASSVCGGVEEWSTDVETHTNKQDVAPKSSPIPKPRKMIYRRDPLLRA